The proteins below are encoded in one region of Fibrella aestuarina BUZ 2:
- the tgt gene encoding tRNA guanosine(34) transglycosylase Tgt has protein sequence MTFTIEQTDPQSQARTGTLTTDHGAIQTPIFMPVGTAGTVKAVHQRELETDINAHIILGNTYHLYLRPGLDVLRQAGGLHGFNGWQRPILTDSGGYQVYSLSNTRKIKEEGVTFKSHIDGSKHTFTPEGVMDIQRTIGADIMMAFDECTPYPCDYAYAKASMDMTHRWLDRCIRRFDETEGHYGYQQYLFPIVQGSTYPDLRRQSAETIASKERTGNAIGGLAVGEPAEDMYKTIDLVNEILPRDKPRYLMGVGTPANILEAIALGVDMFDCVMPTRNARHGLLFTTAGIINIKNEKWSRDFSPIDATLGGYASTFYSKAYLRHLFKADELLGGQIASLQNLTFYLWLVRQARAHIAAGDFVAWKNEMTTRLMVRM, from the coding sequence ATGACATTTACGATTGAACAGACTGATCCGCAGTCGCAGGCCCGCACGGGTACGTTGACGACGGATCACGGGGCCATTCAAACGCCCATTTTTATGCCCGTGGGCACAGCGGGGACGGTGAAGGCGGTGCATCAGCGCGAACTTGAAACCGACATCAACGCCCACATCATCCTCGGCAACACCTACCACCTCTACCTGCGCCCCGGCCTCGACGTGCTGCGGCAGGCGGGCGGGTTACACGGTTTCAACGGCTGGCAGCGCCCCATCCTGACCGACTCGGGCGGGTATCAGGTGTATTCGCTGTCGAATACGCGCAAGATCAAGGAAGAAGGCGTGACGTTCAAGTCGCACATCGACGGCTCGAAGCACACCTTCACGCCGGAAGGGGTCATGGACATTCAGCGCACGATCGGGGCCGATATTATGATGGCCTTCGACGAATGCACGCCCTACCCCTGCGATTACGCTTACGCCAAAGCCTCGATGGACATGACTCACCGCTGGCTCGACCGCTGCATCCGCCGATTCGACGAAACCGAAGGGCATTATGGCTATCAGCAATACCTGTTTCCGATCGTGCAGGGCAGCACGTACCCAGACCTGCGGCGGCAGTCGGCCGAGACGATCGCCAGTAAAGAACGGACCGGCAACGCCATCGGTGGTTTGGCCGTGGGCGAACCCGCCGAGGACATGTACAAGACCATCGACCTGGTCAACGAGATACTGCCGCGCGACAAGCCCCGTTACCTGATGGGCGTGGGTACGCCCGCCAACATCCTCGAAGCCATTGCGCTGGGCGTGGATATGTTCGACTGCGTGATGCCCACCCGCAACGCCCGGCATGGGCTGTTGTTTACCACGGCAGGCATCATCAACATCAAAAACGAGAAGTGGAGCCGCGATTTCAGCCCCATCGACGCCACCTTGGGGGGCTATGCGAGCACCTTTTACAGCAAAGCCTACCTGCGCCACCTCTTCAAAGCCGATGAACTGCTAGGCGGGCAAATCGCCTCGCTGCAAAACCTGACGTTTTACCTGTGGCTGGTTCGGCAGGCGCGCGCGCACATCGCAGCGGGTGATTTTGTCGCCTGGAAAAACGAGATGACGACCCGGCTGATGGTGCGGATGTAA